Proteins encoded in a region of the Streptomyces sp. PCS3-D2 genome:
- a CDS encoding bifunctional salicylyl-CoA 5-hydroxylase/oxidoreductase has translation MPLGSALRVAVVGGGPGGLYTAALLARRGHAVEVWERNAPDDTFGFGVVLSDETLGGIERADTTVHAALSAEFVRWDDIDVVHRGRLLTSGGHGFAAIGRRRLLEILHERCAGLGVRLRFRTAAPDVAELRASHDLVVAADGVHSAIRDADAAHYRPTLTAGRCRYIWLAADFAFEAFRFEIAETEHGVVQLHAYPYAADASTVIVEMREEVWRSAGLDLCEEDESAARCAKIFSEALRGRPLHGNRSAWTQFRTVVNEHWSHGNVALVGDAAHTAHFSIGSGTKLAVEDALALAEALDAAEGDVPAALAAYEAARRPAVASTQRAAAASSRWFEELAGYADQPARQFAFNLLTRSRRVTHDNLRLRDERFTRAVERDFGCPDASTPPMFTPLALRGLTLRNRVVVSPMDMYSAEEGMPGDFHLVHLGARALGGAGLVMTEMVCVSEEGRITPGCAGLYTQEQADAWRRITDFVHTAAPGTALGVQLGHAGRKGSTKVMWEGMDDPLPDGNWPLVAASALPYRPGVSALPRALERADLTALRSDFAAAAVRAADCGFDLLELHCAHGYLLSGFLSPLTNHRTDAYGGSLENRLRFPLEVFDAVRAVWPAQRPMTVRLSATDWAPGGTTAEEAVEIAAAFAARGADAIDVSTGQVVADEAPEYGRSYQTPYADRIRNALGVPVIAVGAISSWDDVNSLLLAGRADLCALGRPHLYDPHWTLHAAADQSYEGPAAPWPAPYRAGSRKPPTGRG, from the coding sequence ATGCCCCTCGGCAGCGCATTGCGGGTCGCCGTCGTCGGCGGCGGACCGGGAGGGCTGTACACCGCCGCGCTCCTGGCCCGCCGGGGCCACGCCGTGGAGGTGTGGGAGCGCAACGCCCCGGACGACACCTTCGGCTTCGGCGTCGTGCTCTCCGACGAGACCCTCGGTGGCATCGAACGGGCCGACACCACCGTCCACGCCGCCCTGAGCGCGGAGTTCGTGCGCTGGGACGACATCGACGTCGTGCACCGGGGACGGCTGCTGACCTCGGGCGGTCACGGCTTCGCGGCCATCGGACGGCGCAGGCTCCTGGAGATCCTGCACGAGCGCTGCGCCGGGCTCGGCGTCCGGCTCCGCTTCCGCACCGCGGCTCCGGACGTCGCCGAGCTGCGCGCCTCCCACGACCTGGTGGTCGCGGCGGACGGCGTGCACAGCGCGATCCGCGACGCCGATGCCGCGCACTACCGGCCGACCCTGACCGCGGGCCGCTGCCGCTACATCTGGCTCGCCGCCGACTTCGCCTTCGAGGCCTTCCGCTTCGAGATCGCCGAGACCGAGCACGGAGTCGTGCAACTGCACGCCTACCCCTACGCGGCCGACGCCTCCACCGTCATCGTGGAGATGCGCGAGGAGGTCTGGCGGTCGGCCGGCCTCGACCTCTGCGAGGAGGACGAATCGGCGGCCCGCTGCGCCAAGATCTTCAGCGAGGCCCTGCGCGGCCGGCCCCTGCACGGCAACCGCTCCGCCTGGACCCAGTTCCGCACCGTCGTCAACGAGCACTGGTCCCACGGCAACGTGGCGCTCGTCGGCGACGCCGCGCACACCGCCCACTTCTCCATCGGATCCGGCACCAAACTCGCCGTCGAGGACGCCCTCGCCCTCGCCGAAGCGCTGGACGCCGCCGAAGGGGACGTACCGGCCGCCCTCGCCGCCTACGAGGCGGCCCGTCGCCCCGCCGTCGCCAGCACCCAGCGGGCCGCGGCCGCCAGCAGCCGCTGGTTCGAGGAACTCGCCGGATACGCGGACCAGCCCGCCCGGCAGTTCGCCTTCAACCTCCTCACCCGTAGCCGCCGCGTCACGCACGACAACCTGCGGCTGCGCGACGAACGGTTCACCCGCGCCGTGGAACGCGACTTCGGCTGCCCCGACGCGTCCACCCCGCCCATGTTCACCCCGCTCGCCCTGCGCGGCCTGACCCTGCGCAACCGGGTCGTCGTCTCACCCATGGACATGTACTCGGCCGAGGAAGGCATGCCCGGCGACTTCCACCTCGTCCACCTCGGCGCACGGGCCCTCGGCGGAGCCGGGCTCGTGATGACCGAGATGGTCTGCGTCAGCGAAGAGGGCCGCATCACTCCCGGCTGCGCCGGCCTCTACACCCAGGAGCAGGCCGACGCCTGGCGGCGGATCACCGATTTCGTCCACACCGCTGCGCCCGGCACCGCCCTCGGCGTCCAGCTCGGCCACGCCGGCCGCAAGGGCTCGACCAAGGTCATGTGGGAAGGCATGGACGACCCCCTCCCGGACGGCAACTGGCCGCTGGTGGCCGCCTCCGCACTGCCCTACCGGCCGGGCGTCTCCGCCCTGCCGCGCGCCCTGGAGCGGGCGGACCTGACCGCACTGCGCTCCGACTTCGCGGCGGCCGCCGTCCGCGCCGCCGACTGCGGCTTCGACCTGCTCGAACTGCACTGCGCCCACGGCTACCTGCTCTCCGGCTTCCTCTCGCCGCTGACCAACCACCGCACCGACGCCTACGGCGGCTCCCTGGAGAACCGGCTGCGCTTCCCGCTGGAGGTCTTCGACGCCGTCCGCGCGGTCTGGCCCGCCCAGCGCCCCATGACCGTGCGCCTGTCGGCCACCGACTGGGCGCCCGGCGGCACCACGGCGGAGGAGGCGGTGGAGATCGCCGCCGCGTTCGCCGCCCGCGGCGCCGACGCCATCGACGTCTCCACCGGCCAGGTCGTCGCGGACGAGGCCCCCGAGTACGGGCGCTCGTACCAGACCCCGTACGCGGACCGGATCCGCAACGCGCTCGGCGTCCCCGTCATCGCCGTCGGCGCCATCTCCTCCTGGGACGACGTCAACTCCCTGCTGCTGGCCGGCCGGGCGGATCTGTGCGCCCTCGGGCGCCCGCACCTCTACGACCCCCACTGGACCCTGCACGCGGCCGCCGACCAGTCCTACGAGGGCCCGGCAGCCCCCTGGCCCGCCCCCTACCGCGCCGGCAGCCGCAAACCCCCGACGGGCCGCGGCTGA
- a CDS encoding acyl-CoA dehydrogenase family protein has protein sequence MTGFALGADQEEWCARWRALAAERLRPLAEKGEPGRVNRPLLAALGELGLLERVFSAGALELCLLRESLAYGCTEAETALALQGLGAHPVLRSGTEAQKERWLPAVRAGRAVAAFALSEPGAGSDAAALALAAVPDAAAGRGGWRLTGEKCWISNAPEADFYTVFARTGEGPGAKGVSAFLVPADREGLGGEPLDMLSPHPIGSLRFDGVPVGRQDLLGEPGRGFRVAMDTLNLFRPSVGAFAVGMARAALDATLAHTAGRTAFGGTLSDLQAVAHRVAEMATRTEAARLLVYAAAGACDRGGADVPRRVAMAKLLATETAQYVVDHAVQLHGAVALRRGHLLEHLYREVRAPRIYEGASEVQRTIIAKELYGALGAEVAGR, from the coding sequence ATGACCGGATTCGCGCTCGGGGCGGACCAGGAGGAGTGGTGCGCGCGGTGGCGCGCACTGGCGGCGGAGCGACTGAGGCCGCTGGCGGAGAAGGGGGAGCCGGGCAGGGTCAACCGGCCCCTGCTGGCGGCGCTGGGTGAGCTGGGCCTGCTGGAGCGGGTGTTCTCCGCGGGTGCGCTGGAGCTGTGCCTGCTGCGGGAGTCCCTCGCCTACGGCTGTACGGAGGCCGAGACCGCGCTGGCCCTCCAGGGCCTGGGGGCGCACCCGGTCCTGCGGTCGGGCACCGAGGCGCAGAAGGAGCGGTGGCTGCCCGCGGTACGGGCCGGGCGGGCCGTGGCGGCCTTCGCGCTGAGCGAGCCGGGGGCGGGTTCGGACGCGGCGGCGCTGGCGCTGGCCGCGGTTCCGGACGCGGCGGCCGGGCGCGGCGGCTGGCGGCTGACCGGTGAGAAGTGCTGGATCTCCAACGCCCCCGAAGCGGATTTCTACACCGTGTTCGCCCGGACGGGTGAAGGGCCGGGGGCGAAGGGGGTGTCGGCCTTCCTGGTCCCCGCGGACCGCGAGGGTCTCGGCGGGGAGCCGCTGGACATGCTCTCCCCGCATCCCATCGGGTCCCTGCGCTTCGACGGGGTTCCGGTGGGACGGCAGGACCTGCTCGGCGAGCCGGGGCGGGGTTTCCGCGTCGCCATGGACACCCTGAACCTCTTCCGGCCCAGCGTCGGCGCGTTCGCGGTGGGCATGGCCCGGGCCGCGCTGGACGCGACCCTCGCGCACACGGCCGGGCGGACCGCGTTCGGCGGAACGCTGAGCGACCTCCAGGCGGTGGCGCACCGGGTGGCCGAGATGGCCACCCGCACCGAGGCGGCCCGGCTGCTCGTCTACGCGGCGGCCGGTGCCTGTGACCGGGGCGGGGCGGACGTGCCGCGGCGGGTGGCGATGGCGAAGCTGCTGGCCACGGAGACGGCGCAGTATGTCGTGGACCACGCGGTCCAGCTGCACGGTGCGGTCGCCCTGCGTCGGGGGCACCTGCTGGAACACCTCTACCGGGAGGTGCGGGCACCGCGGATCTACGAGGGGGCGAGCGAGGTGCAGCGCACGATCATCGCGAAGGAGCTGTACGGGGCGCTGGGCGCGGAGGTGGCCGGGCGATGA
- a CDS encoding aminopeptidase P family protein: MRPPVRVFHEGAPVTESPAHLNTGSHDRPVSPELSRFMAGGWAPSPLPPSARAAAHDVTPARRARLSARFPGERLIVPAGELTVRSNDCDHRFRPHSAYAWLTGLTGEDQAGHVLVMEPSGPHAHEAVLHLRPRSPRADGDGEFYRDRRYGEFWVGRRPDLAEAERLTGIRCTRLDPLGPPEGRNAATDPELAAALSELRLVKDAWEVEQLQLAVDHTTTGFEDVVRSLPQALAHPRGERWIEGVFGLRARAEGNGTGYETIAASGAHACTLHWIRNDGRLDGSELLLLDAGVETDTLYTADITRTLPLSGRFSPVQRQVYELVLAAQEAGIAALRPGARFGDFHRAGMRVIAEGLAEWGVLKNAEGDLHRRYTLCSSGHMLGLDVHDCAKARAETYLDGVLEEGQVLTVEPGLYLQPDDETLPAPLRGIGVRIEDDLVITADGARLMSGALPRTVAGIEEWMSGLLEDGHA; this comes from the coding sequence ATGCGCCCACCAGTTCGCGTCTTCCATGAAGGAGCCCCCGTGACCGAATCCCCCGCCCACCTCAACACGGGCAGCCACGACCGTCCGGTGTCACCGGAGTTGTCCCGGTTCATGGCGGGCGGCTGGGCACCCTCCCCGCTCCCTCCCTCCGCGCGGGCCGCGGCACACGACGTCACCCCGGCCCGCCGGGCGCGGCTTTCGGCCCGCTTCCCGGGCGAGCGGCTGATCGTCCCCGCGGGCGAGCTGACGGTCCGCTCCAACGACTGCGACCACCGCTTCCGCCCGCACAGCGCGTACGCCTGGCTGACCGGCCTCACCGGGGAGGACCAGGCGGGGCACGTACTGGTCATGGAGCCGTCGGGTCCGCACGCGCACGAGGCCGTGCTCCACCTGCGACCCCGCTCGCCGCGAGCCGACGGGGACGGGGAGTTCTACCGGGACCGCCGGTACGGGGAGTTCTGGGTGGGGCGCCGTCCGGACCTCGCCGAGGCGGAGCGCCTGACCGGGATCCGCTGCACACGCCTCGATCCGCTCGGCCCGCCGGAAGGCCGCAACGCGGCCACCGACCCGGAACTCGCCGCGGCACTGTCGGAATTGCGCCTGGTCAAGGACGCTTGGGAGGTAGAGCAGCTGCAACTGGCCGTCGACCACACGACGACGGGATTCGAGGACGTCGTACGGTCCCTGCCGCAGGCCCTGGCGCACCCGCGCGGGGAACGATGGATCGAGGGGGTCTTCGGCCTGCGCGCCCGGGCCGAGGGCAACGGCACCGGCTACGAGACGATCGCCGCGTCGGGCGCCCACGCGTGCACCCTGCACTGGATCCGCAACGACGGCCGGCTGGACGGGAGCGAACTGCTCCTCCTGGACGCGGGCGTGGAGACGGACACCCTCTACACCGCGGACATCACCCGCACCCTCCCGCTGTCGGGCCGCTTCTCACCCGTCCAGCGGCAGGTCTACGAACTGGTGCTGGCCGCCCAGGAGGCGGGCATCGCGGCACTGCGCCCCGGGGCGCGCTTCGGGGACTTCCACCGCGCCGGGATGCGGGTGATCGCCGAAGGCCTGGCCGAGTGGGGCGTCCTGAAGAACGCCGAGGGCGACCTGCACCGGCGGTACACCCTGTGCAGCAGCGGCCACATGCTGGGGCTCGACGTGCACGACTGCGCGAAGGCCCGGGCCGAGACGTACCTGGACGGAGTCCTGGAGGAGGGCCAGGTCCTGACGGTGGAGCCGGGCCTGTACCTCCAGCCCGACGACGAGACCCTTCCCGCACCGCTGCGGGGCATCGGCGTCCGCATCGAGGACGACCTGGTGATCACGGCGGACGGCGCCCGGCTGATGTCGGGCGCACTGCCGCGCACGGTCGCCGGCATCGAGGAGTGGATGTCCGGCCTCCTGGAGGACGGCCACGCCTGA
- a CDS encoding enoyl-CoA hydratase family protein, which yields MSPFTGSTPATERWHHLRVTRRDGVATVTFDRPEKINALTFGAYADLRDLLAELSRERSVRALVLGGEGRGFCSGGDVDEIIGATLAMDTAQLLDFNRMTGQVVRAIRECPFPVIAAVHGVAAGAGAVLALAADFRIADPTARFAFLFTRVGLSGGDMGAAYLLPRVVGLGHATRLLMLGEPVHAPEAERIGLLSELTEEGKAHVRAAELAARLAAGPSLAHAQTKALLTAELDMPLAASVELDAATQALLMNGQDYAEFHAAFTGRRPPEWKGR from the coding sequence GTGAGCCCTTTCACCGGTTCCACACCAGCGACCGAACGGTGGCACCACCTCCGGGTCACCCGGCGGGACGGCGTCGCCACCGTCACCTTCGACCGCCCCGAGAAGATCAACGCGCTCACCTTCGGCGCCTACGCCGACCTGCGCGATCTCCTCGCCGAACTGTCCCGCGAGCGCTCCGTGCGCGCCCTCGTCCTGGGCGGCGAGGGACGGGGCTTCTGTTCCGGTGGTGACGTCGACGAGATCATCGGCGCCACCCTCGCCATGGACACGGCCCAGCTCCTCGACTTCAACCGGATGACCGGCCAGGTCGTCCGCGCGATCCGGGAGTGCCCCTTCCCGGTGATTGCGGCCGTGCACGGGGTGGCTGCCGGAGCCGGCGCCGTCCTCGCGCTCGCCGCGGACTTCCGGATCGCCGACCCCACCGCGCGCTTCGCCTTCCTCTTCACCCGCGTCGGCCTCTCCGGCGGCGACATGGGCGCCGCCTACCTGCTGCCCCGCGTCGTCGGCCTCGGCCACGCCACCCGCCTGCTCATGCTCGGCGAGCCCGTCCACGCGCCCGAAGCCGAGCGGATCGGCCTGCTCAGCGAACTCACCGAGGAGGGCAAGGCCCACGTGCGGGCCGCCGAACTCGCCGCCCGCCTCGCCGCGGGCCCCTCCCTCGCCCACGCACAGACCAAGGCGCTGCTCACGGCCGAACTCGACATGCCGCTGGCCGCCTCCGTTGAGCTGGACGCGGCCACCCAGGCCCTGCTGATGAACGGCCAGGACTACGCGGAGTTCCACGCGGCCTTCACCGGAAGGCGGCCGCCGGAGTGGAAGGGCAGGTAG
- a CDS encoding PaaX family transcriptional regulator C-terminal domain-containing protein, which translates to MVEQHTPRSLIVTFYGAYGRAFEGPVPVSALVRLLGAAGVDAPSVRSSVSRLKRRGFLLPARAADGSAAYGLSAEARRLLDDGDRRIYGGPQPSDAWLVAVFSVPEQERAKRHLLRSRLAGLGFGAVAPGVWIAPARLAEETAHTLERLRLTPYVELFRGSHLGFAPAAEAVARWWDLASLAKQHEEFLDLHEPALRALQSGPRPTPEDAYRGYLLALDSWRRLPYADPGLPRELLPAGWPGDRSAAVFAELHARLRDIGAEFVEL; encoded by the coding sequence GTGGTCGAGCAGCACACTCCGCGATCCCTGATCGTCACGTTCTACGGAGCCTACGGGCGGGCCTTCGAGGGCCCGGTCCCGGTGTCCGCGCTGGTACGCCTGCTGGGCGCGGCCGGAGTCGACGCCCCGTCGGTCCGCTCCTCGGTGTCCCGGCTCAAGCGGCGCGGCTTCCTGCTGCCGGCGCGCGCCGCGGACGGCTCGGCGGCGTACGGGCTCTCCGCAGAGGCGCGCCGGCTGCTGGACGACGGCGACCGCCGCATCTACGGCGGCCCGCAGCCGTCGGACGCATGGCTGGTGGCGGTCTTCTCCGTGCCCGAGCAGGAGCGGGCCAAGCGGCACCTGCTGCGCTCCCGGCTGGCCGGCCTCGGCTTCGGGGCGGTGGCGCCGGGCGTGTGGATCGCCCCCGCCCGGCTGGCGGAGGAGACCGCGCACACGCTGGAGCGGCTGCGCCTGACGCCGTACGTGGAGCTGTTCCGCGGCAGCCACCTCGGCTTCGCCCCGGCCGCCGAGGCGGTGGCCCGCTGGTGGGACCTGGCCTCGCTGGCCAAGCAGCACGAGGAGTTCCTCGATCTGCACGAACCGGCCCTGCGCGCCCTCCAGTCGGGCCCGCGGCCGACACCGGAGGATGCCTACCGCGGCTACCTCCTCGCACTGGACAGCTGGCGCCGCCTGCCGTACGCCGACCCGGGCCTGCCGCGCGAGCTGCTCCCGGCGGGCTGGCCGGGCGACCGGTCGGCGGCCGTCTTCGCCGAACTCCACGCCCGGCTGCGGGACATCGGGGCGGAGTTCGTGGAGCTGTAG
- a CDS encoding AMP-binding protein has translation MDLKPSAHVDTFARDHLPPAQAWPELLFDLPELAYPDRLNCGAELLDATIARFGPEGADRPALRDGAGEVWTYGGLRDRVDGLAHVLTCDLGVVPGNRVLLRGPTGPWLAACWLAVMKAGAVAVTVLPQQRAQELATVCEMARVRHALCHADVLDDLVKAEVPGLRITAYGGGAEDDLLRLARAHRGKPFPAAATSADDVALIAFTSGTTGRPKGCMHFHRDLLAVADTFSRHVLRPRPDDVFAGSPPLGFTFGLGGLVVFPLRAGACALLLEDAVPRRLLPALAEHRVTVLFTAPTAYRTMLDALGPYDVGMYDLSALRRCVSAGENLPAATWKAWYERTGLRVINGIGATELLHIFISAADEDIRPGTTGRVVPGWQARVVDRSGRPVPDGEPGLLAVRGPVGCRYLADPRQAEYVRDGWNLTGDTYVRDPDGYFRYVARADDMIISAGYNIAGPEVEEALLRHPDVVEAAVVGRPDERRGQIVVAYTVPREGAVLTEDALRTFMRAELAPHKCPRSFVFLPALPRTATGKLQRFRLRDQGSGPDRRDTP, from the coding sequence TTGGACCTCAAGCCTTCCGCTCACGTCGACACCTTCGCGCGCGACCATCTGCCACCAGCGCAGGCCTGGCCGGAGCTCCTCTTCGATCTGCCCGAACTGGCCTATCCGGACCGGCTGAACTGCGGGGCCGAGCTGCTCGACGCGACCATCGCCCGGTTCGGCCCCGAGGGCGCCGACCGTCCGGCCCTCCGCGACGGCGCCGGCGAGGTGTGGACGTACGGCGGGCTGCGCGACCGCGTGGACGGCCTCGCCCACGTGCTGACCTGCGACCTCGGCGTCGTCCCCGGCAACCGGGTGCTCCTGCGCGGCCCCACCGGCCCCTGGCTCGCCGCCTGCTGGCTCGCGGTCATGAAGGCGGGCGCGGTGGCCGTCACCGTGCTGCCCCAGCAGCGCGCGCAGGAGCTGGCTACCGTGTGCGAGATGGCCCGGGTGCGGCACGCCCTGTGCCACGCGGACGTCCTGGACGACCTCGTGAAGGCCGAGGTGCCGGGGCTGCGGATCACCGCCTACGGCGGCGGCGCCGAGGACGACCTGCTCCGCCTGGCGCGGGCGCACCGGGGCAAGCCCTTCCCCGCCGCCGCGACCTCCGCCGACGACGTCGCCCTGATCGCTTTCACCTCCGGCACCACCGGGCGGCCCAAGGGCTGCATGCACTTCCACCGCGACCTGCTCGCCGTCGCCGACACCTTCTCCCGCCATGTGCTGCGGCCCCGCCCCGACGACGTGTTCGCGGGCAGCCCGCCCCTCGGCTTCACCTTCGGCCTGGGCGGACTCGTCGTCTTCCCGCTGCGCGCCGGCGCCTGCGCGCTGCTGCTGGAGGACGCGGTGCCGCGCCGGCTGCTGCCCGCGCTCGCGGAGCACCGGGTGACGGTGCTGTTCACCGCGCCCACCGCCTACCGGACGATGCTGGACGCCCTCGGCCCGTACGACGTGGGCATGTACGACCTGTCCGCACTGCGCCGCTGCGTCTCGGCCGGGGAGAACCTGCCCGCGGCCACCTGGAAGGCCTGGTACGAGCGCACCGGTCTGCGCGTGATCAACGGCATCGGGGCGACCGAGCTGCTGCACATCTTCATCTCCGCCGCCGACGAGGACATCCGCCCCGGCACGACCGGCCGGGTGGTGCCCGGCTGGCAGGCGCGCGTCGTGGACCGGTCCGGACGTCCGGTCCCGGACGGCGAGCCGGGGCTGCTGGCCGTGCGCGGCCCGGTGGGCTGCCGCTATCTGGCCGATCCCCGGCAGGCGGAGTACGTGCGGGACGGCTGGAACCTGACCGGCGACACCTACGTGCGCGACCCGGACGGCTACTTCCGCTACGTCGCCCGGGCCGACGACATGATCATCTCCGCGGGCTACAACATCGCGGGCCCGGAGGTGGAGGAGGCCCTGCTGCGCCACCCGGACGTGGTGGAGGCCGCGGTCGTGGGCCGCCCGGACGAACGACGCGGGCAGATCGTCGTGGCGTACACCGTCCCCCGTGAAGGGGCCGTCCTGACGGAGGACGCCCTGCGCACCTTCATGCGGGCGGAACTGGCCCCGCACAAGTGCCCGCGCTCCTTCGTCTTCCTGCCCGCGCTCCCCCGGACCGCCACGGGCAAGCTCCAGCGCTTCCGGCTGCGCGATCAAGGATCCGGGCCCGACCGCCGGGACACCCCCTAG
- a CDS encoding GNAT family N-acetyltransferase — protein sequence MTWTFTSDLAAYRTAAGPAVAARPVPNTLLLSVADALERRGLHAFGPGAPVFGWWTNPDGAVSGALVCTPPHPLQLGALPEEAVRALGDALTAEPLLAGLRGINARRPDAEALAQAWGRSTVIAEEQRLYRLAGLVAPQPSPDGRARVATEADLALLVEWLEAFHAEVGIPAGSSEAQVRDRLSYGGLLLWEDGGAPVSLASFSRPVGSTSRVGPVFTPARFRGRGYAAGVTHAVSEAAYAAGAAEVVLFTDLANPTSNGVYLRLGYRPVEDRARIVPA from the coding sequence ATGACCTGGACCTTCACTTCCGACCTGGCCGCCTACCGGACCGCGGCCGGCCCGGCCGTGGCCGCGCGGCCCGTGCCCAACACCCTGCTGCTGAGCGTGGCCGACGCGCTGGAGCGGCGCGGGCTGCACGCCTTCGGCCCCGGCGCCCCCGTCTTCGGCTGGTGGACCAATCCCGACGGCGCCGTCTCCGGCGCTCTGGTGTGCACCCCGCCGCATCCGCTGCAGCTCGGCGCGCTGCCCGAGGAGGCGGTGCGCGCGCTGGGCGACGCACTCACCGCCGAGCCGCTGCTGGCCGGGCTCCGGGGGATCAACGCCCGCCGTCCGGACGCGGAGGCCCTGGCACAGGCCTGGGGCCGGTCCACGGTCATCGCCGAGGAGCAGCGGCTCTACCGGCTGGCCGGGCTGGTCGCCCCGCAGCCCTCCCCGGACGGCCGGGCGCGGGTCGCCACCGAAGCCGATCTCGCGCTGCTCGTCGAGTGGCTGGAGGCGTTCCACGCCGAGGTGGGGATACCGGCCGGCTCTTCCGAGGCGCAGGTGCGCGACCGGCTCTCGTACGGCGGGCTGCTGCTGTGGGAGGACGGCGGCGCCCCTGTCTCGCTGGCGTCCTTCTCCCGTCCGGTCGGCTCCACCTCCCGCGTCGGGCCGGTGTTCACCCCGGCCCGGTTCCGGGGCCGCGGGTACGCCGCCGGCGTCACGCACGCGGTGAGCGAGGCGGCGTACGCGGCCGGCGCCGCGGAGGTCGTCCTCTTCACGGATCTCGCCAACCCGACGAGCAACGGCGTCTACCTGCGGCTGGGCTACCGGCCGGTCGAGGACCGGGCCCGGATCGTCCCGGCCTGA
- the argF gene encoding ornithine carbamoyltransferase — protein MAPDLKGRSFLKELDFTAAEFRGLIELAADLKAAKKAGVEQRLLRGRNIALIFEKTSTRTRCAFEVAAADQGAHTVYLDPAGSQMGHKESVRDTARVLGRMFDGIEYRGDSQEAVEELATHSGVPVFNGLTDDWHPTQMLADLLTMTEHSVKPLDRIAFAYLGDARFNMGNSYLVTGALLGMDVRIVAPRSYWPAEPVVAAARRLAADSGARITLTEQVAEGVAQADFVVTDVWVSMGEPKEVWDERIEALSPYAVTMDVLRATGNPDVKFMHCLPAFHDLGTKVAREIHQRHGLDSLEVTDEVFESEHSVVFDEAENRLHTIKAVLVATLGRPGPGDA, from the coding sequence ATGGCCCCCGACCTCAAAGGCCGCAGTTTTCTCAAGGAGCTGGACTTCACGGCCGCCGAGTTCCGCGGCCTGATCGAGCTCGCCGCCGATCTGAAGGCGGCCAAGAAGGCCGGCGTCGAGCAGCGCCTCCTGCGGGGCAGGAACATCGCCCTGATCTTCGAGAAGACCTCGACGCGCACCCGCTGCGCCTTCGAGGTCGCCGCCGCGGACCAGGGAGCCCACACTGTCTACCTCGACCCGGCCGGCTCCCAGATGGGGCACAAGGAGTCGGTCCGGGACACCGCGCGGGTCCTCGGCCGGATGTTCGACGGGATCGAGTACCGGGGCGACAGTCAGGAGGCCGTCGAGGAGCTCGCCACGCACTCGGGCGTGCCGGTCTTCAACGGCCTCACCGACGACTGGCACCCCACCCAGATGCTGGCCGACCTGCTGACGATGACCGAGCACAGCGTCAAGCCCCTGGACCGGATCGCCTTCGCGTACCTCGGCGACGCCCGCTTCAACATGGGCAACTCGTACCTCGTGACGGGCGCCCTGCTCGGCATGGATGTACGGATCGTCGCGCCCCGGAGCTACTGGCCCGCCGAGCCCGTGGTGGCCGCGGCGCGCAGGCTCGCGGCGGACAGCGGTGCGCGGATCACCCTGACCGAGCAGGTCGCCGAGGGTGTCGCCCAGGCCGACTTCGTGGTCACGGACGTGTGGGTGTCCATGGGGGAGCCCAAGGAGGTCTGGGACGAGCGGATCGAGGCCCTGTCCCCGTACGCCGTCACCATGGACGTCCTGCGGGCCACCGGGAACCCGGACGTGAAGTTCATGCACTGCCTGCCGGCCTTCCACGACCTGGGCACCAAGGTGGCCCGGGAGATCCACCAGCGACACGGGCTCGACTCGCTGGAGGTGACGGACGAGGTGTTCGAGTCGGAGCACTCCGTGGTCTTCGACGAGGCCGAGAACCGGCTGCACACCATCAAGGCGGTCCTCGTCGCCACCCTCGGCCGCCCGGGCCCGGGTGACGCATAG
- a CDS encoding RidA family protein, which yields MSLDRINPAELSPATGFSHAVAATGSRLVFLAGQTALDGAGKVVGETLPEQFETALANLLSALAAAGGAPADLARVTVYAVDVAAYRSHAAELGRIWRRAAGRDYPAMAVIGVVRLWDDQALVELDGTAVLP from the coding sequence ATGAGCCTCGACCGGATCAACCCGGCGGAACTCTCGCCGGCCACGGGCTTCTCCCACGCGGTGGCGGCCACGGGCTCGCGGCTGGTGTTTCTGGCGGGGCAGACCGCGCTGGACGGCGCGGGCAAGGTGGTGGGGGAGACCCTTCCGGAGCAGTTCGAGACGGCGCTGGCCAACCTCCTGTCGGCCCTGGCCGCGGCCGGCGGAGCCCCGGCGGACCTGGCCCGGGTGACGGTGTACGCGGTCGACGTGGCCGCGTACCGCAGCCACGCGGCCGAACTGGGCCGCATCTGGCGGCGGGCGGCGGGCCGTGACTATCCGGCGATGGCCGTCATCGGCGTGGTCCGCCTCTGGGACGACCAGGCCCTGGTCGAACTCGACGGCACGGCGGTCCTCCCGTAG